The Sandaracinobacteroides saxicola nucleotide sequence GCCGCCATCCGCGCCGATCCCGACTATGCCGCGGCCCACGCCGCGCGCGCCGGCGCGCTGTCCGCCATCGCCGGCCAGTTCGACGACGAGCAGCAGGCGCCACGCCGCAACCGCGCCGCGCTGGAGGCGGCGCAGACCGCGGTGCGGCTGGCGCCCGACCTGGCGGACGCGCATGCCGCGCTGGCCTACGTTCTGGAGCGCGGGCAACTGGACGTTCGCGGCGCCGCCCGCGCCTATGACCGGGCCTATGCGCTGGCGCAGGGCGATCCCGACCTGCTGATCCGCTTCGGCATCTTCAACGTGCGGGTGGGCGATGCGACGCGCGGCCTGGCGGCGCTGCAACGGGCGTCCGCGCTCGATCCCTACAACCCGCGCGCTTGGCGCGCGCTGGGGACGGCACTCTATCAATCCCGCCGCTTCGCCGATTCGATTCCCGCCTTCGATTCGGCGTTGCGCCTGTCGCCGGGCATGGCGGCGGGCCATGCCTATCGCGGCGACGCGCTGCTGATGCTGGGCCGCGTGGCGGAGGCGCGCGCCTCCTATGCCGCCGAGACCACCGGCTGGGCGCAACTGGCGGGCCTGGCCATCGTGGAGGCGCGGTCGGGCAACCGACCGGCGTCCGATTCGGCCTTGGCATCGCTGCGCCGCATCCCCGGCGCCGGCTATCAGGTGGCGCAGGTGCTGGCGCAACGCGGCGAAGCGGCGGCGGCGCTGGCGATGCTGGAAACCGCCCATGCCGCCCGTGATCCGGGCATGCTGAACCTGCGCAACGACCCGATGCTCGACCCGCTGCGCGGCGACCCGCGCTTCCGCGCCCTGCTGGCGCGGCTGGGGATCGGCTGACGCCGGCGGATCGTCGCGGCGGTTCCCATATCGCGGCAAGGCCGCTAAGCCGCGCCGCACCATGGCCGAACCGCTGATCATCGCCCTTCCCAAGGGCCGCATCCTGAAAGAGGCGCTGCCGCTGCTGGCGCGCGCCGGCATCGTGCCGGAGCCGGCGTTCCACGACGAGGCGAGCCGCGCGCTGAAATTCGCCACCTCCCACCGCGACGTCGAGTTGATCCGCGTGCGCAGCTTCGACGCCGCGACCTTTGTCGCCTTCGGCGCGGCGGCGCTGGGCATCGTCGGCAATGACGTGCTGCTGGAGTTCGCCTATCCGGAGCTTTATGCGCCCATCGACCTCGGCATCGGCCACTGCCGGCTGTCGGTCGCCGACCATGCCGACGCGCCGCCGATCACGGGTGAAACGGCGTCTCACCTGCGGATCGCCACCAAATATCCCCGCCTGACCCAGGCGCATTTTGCGGCGCGCGGCATCCAGGCGGAGTGCATCAAGCTGAACGGTGCGATGGAGCTGGCGCCCCTGCTGGGACTGGCGCCGCGCATCGTCGATCTGGTCTCGACCGGCGCGACGCTGCGCGAGAATGGCCTGGTGGAGCGCGAGGTCATCCTGGACGTGACCAGCCGGCTGGTCGTCAACCGCGCCGCGTCCAAGACCGATGCGCGGGTGTCCGTGCTGGTGGAGGCGCTGCGGCGGGCGGTGGGCGATGCCGCTGCGGCTTGACGCCCGCGCGCCCGGCTTCGCCGAGGCCTTCGCCGCGCT carries:
- the hisG gene encoding ATP phosphoribosyltransferase; this translates as MAEPLIIALPKGRILKEALPLLARAGIVPEPAFHDEASRALKFATSHRDVELIRVRSFDAATFVAFGAAALGIVGNDVLLEFAYPELYAPIDLGIGHCRLSVADHADAPPITGETASHLRIATKYPRLTQAHFAARGIQAECIKLNGAMELAPLLGLAPRIVDLVSTGATLRENGLVEREVILDVTSRLVVNRAASKTDARVSVLVEALRRAVGDAAAA